CGGGTTATTGTGGGGCTCGACCTGCGGCTATCCGCTTAGCCCGTGCTACCGGCCCCTACCCCCCCCGGCCCGCCCGCCTACGAGCTGGTACTTTATGTGACGGGGGCTACTCCCAATTCGACGCGGGCCGTGCGCAACATCAAGGCCATTTGTGAGCAGTATTTGCCCGGCGGCTACGTGCTGCGCATCCTCGACATTTACCAGCAGCCCGAGCTGGCCCAGCAGGCCCAGCTGGTGGCCGCACCCACGCTGGTGCGCCTGCGGCCGCTACCTCAGCGCCGGTTGGTGGGCGACCTCTCGAACCGCCCGCTCGTGTTGAGCGTTTTAGGCCTAGACCATCTATTGCCCCCCGCTACTACCCCATGAACCCCACCGCCGCCGACCTGGCTTGGGAAAACGAAGAGCTGCGCCAGCAGCTGCGCGAAGCCGAAGAGCTTATTGCGGCCGTGCGCACGGGGGCCGTTGATGCGCTGGCTATTCAGGGCGCGGAGGGACCGCGCATCTTTACCCTCGAAAGTGCCGACCACGGCTACCGCACCCTGGTGGAGCAGATGGGCGAAGGCGCGGTGCTGCTGGGGGCCGATGGGATAGTGCTGTACGCCAACGCCACCCTGGCCGCCGCCCTGGGCTGCCTGCCCGATGAGTTGCTGGGCTACCCGTTCACCGAGTTTGTGCCGGCCGACTACCTAGCCTACTGGGCCGGGCTGTGGCAGCAGGGTTGGGCTAGCCAGGCGCGCGGCGAAATGCCCCTGCGCAACCGCCAGACCGGGGCCCTACGCCCGTTCTCGCTGTCCATGAACGTGCTTACTTTCAGTGGCGCGCCTATGCTGGCCGTGCTGCTGGCCGATATGTCTGCGCGCCAGGAAATATCGGCCATCCGCTCGGTAGTGGTGCGCCAGAATGAGCTGCTCGACCGCAAAAACGAGGAGCTGGTGCGCCAGCAGGCGGCTCGCCGGGCCGTGGAGCGCACCGCCGCCGAGGTGAGCCGGGTGCTCGAAGGCATTCCGCAAATAGCCTGGACGGCCGGCGTGACCGGCGAAACCACTTATCTCAACCGCCGCTGGTTC
The genomic region above belongs to Hymenobacter psoromatis and contains:
- a CDS encoding circadian clock KaiB family protein; protein product: MLPAPTPPGPPAYELVLYVTGATPNSTRAVRNIKAICEQYLPGGYVLRILDIYQQPELAQQAQLVAAPTLVRLRPLPQRRLVGDLSNRPLVLSVLGLDHLLPPATTP